CATCCATCCCGATCGGCCGGAACACCTGCTCACCGCCGACCACCGGGGTCACGAAAGGTATGCCGCACAGGCTGCGCACCAGCGCCGTACCGCCATAGACATTGCGGGCGACGACCAGAGAGGGGCGCAGGATGAGCCAATCCAGATCACGGGCCGCAAGTGCCGCCTCGCCGGCCAGCTTGTCGCGGGCATAGTCCGATCCGGCGGCCGTATCGACGCCGACAGCGGAGATATGCAGGACGCGTCCCACCCCGGCCTGCTCGCAAGCCTTGAACAAGGCCATTGCGCCGTCGACATGCACCTTGCGACTGCTATCGCCGAGCCCGTCCTGCAGCACGCCGACGCAGTTGATGACCACATCGATATCCGTGAGCCGGGGCAGCCAGTCGTCGATCGTATCACGGCGGAAATCGCAGCCGACCCAGTCGAGCTGAGGGGCCCGCTTGCGCGCTGCCTCGACGCCACGGGCTGCGGCCCGGACTTCGTGACCGGCAGCCTGAAGATGGGCGGCAAAGTGCGAGCCGATGAATCCGCTCGCCCCGGCAATCAATACGCGCATGAAACACCCCTTCCGCCCCGCCCTGCCGGCACTTTAACCAGACCGGCGCGGACCGGAAGGGGCTTGTCAGTCCCGATGCCTCCTCACGGCGGCAATGGAAGGTCGCGTTCTAGAGACGCAAGCTCATCCCGGTGAGCTCGCCGAGGGCATGGCGATGGTTTTCCAGCTCGGCGCCCCCGACCGTCCGACTGAAACCGGCCATGACGATGCGGGCCGGCTGGGGCAAGCTATTCGCTCGGCGGACGGTGTTCGGCACCGCGGGCTTCGAGCCAGGCGACGACATGGTCCTGACCGGTCCGGCGTGCTTCGCTCAGCGGTGAGCGGTAAATCTCGCGTCCGCGACGATCCCGGGCACGCACCGTCAAGGACAGATCGGCGCCGACCGCGGCGAGATGTTCGATGACATCGAGATGGCCTTGCTGGGCCGCATTCACCATCGGCGTTTCATCATGAAAGACATAGCCGTTCGGGTCGGCGCCCGCCGCCAGCAACAGATCAACCGTGTCGACATGTCCGCGTCCCGAAGCCGCGATCAGGGCGTTGCCATCGCCGCGCTGTTCGGCATCGACATCGGCGCCGGCCGCGAGCAGTTGTTGCACCAGATCGTCACGACCACTGACCGCGGCCGCAATCATCGGATTGCCGTCTCCATCAATGCCCAGATCAGGGCTGGCACCGGCTCCCAGCAGCGCCGCTACGGTCGCGGCATCGCCGCCGCGGATGGCGGCAATCAAGGCTGTGCCATCGCCCCGAAAACGGACATCCGGATTGGCACCACCCGCCAGCAAATCCCCGACCCGGCCCGCCTGACCGCGACGCGCTGCCTGATAGAGGCGCCCATCCAGGTCGAGGGCGTCATCGAGGTTACGCATCGGGGATGGTCGGGCATCTCGCCCTTCCATCGCCCGGGCTTCACCGAATTGCGGGGTCAGGACGAGGGCTGTCGCCGACAGGGCTGGCAGAAGGAGGGCAAAACGCATGGGACTATCCTTTCGGTTGAGGTCGGACGTGGCGGTCAGCCGGGCGACGCGGTGGGCCAGGCTGGAGCGTGAGGGGGCGGCCGCGAGGGCCAGTGAGGCATGACGGGTATGATCGCTGGCGGCATCGATCAGTGCCAGGGCAAGGTCTCGCGATTGCCCCGTGATCCGGGCGGCTTCCCGATCGCAAAGGGTTTCGCGATTGCGTTCGAGCAGGGTCATCAAGGGCAGAAGCGGCAGCACCCACCACAGGGCGACCTGCAAGATGCGCAAAGCCAACACCGTCCAGGCATCGCCGCGGCGGGCATGCGCGATCTCGTGTTCGAGCACCGGTCGGGCCGCATGATCGAAGGTAAAACCGGTCGGCAGCAGGATTTGCGGCTGCCGATAGCCGGCGAGTACCGGGGTCGTCACGGCAGCGCTGACTGCAAGCGGCAGGTCGGCAGACAGTCGCAGGCTCGCCGGACACGCCACCGGGCGCGCCGCCAACCGCATCCGGTCCAGCGCGACCAGATCGCGCGCAAGTCGGACCGCCATGACGGCAGTACCGGTCAGCCAGACCAGCAGCAGGATACGGCCCAGTACCGGCCAAACGCCCGACCACACCGTTTCGGGCGCGGTGAGTGCAAGGACAGGACCGGTACTGGTCGTGGGCCGAGCCGCATGCGACGTGGCCTCTGCGGACTGGGCTGATGAAAAACCGGCGACACCGGCCTGTACATCCGCCGACAAGTCGGGCGCGGCCCGCAAGGCGAGAAAAAAGACCAGCGGGATGACAATCAACGCCGCCAGCGCCAGATCATGGCGCTCGCGCACGAGGCGGGCCGGCAGGAGTCGGTCCACCGCCATCACGCCACCGGCCAGGGCGGTTGCCGCGACCAGTGCGGCCAGAGCCGCGAGCAGGAGTGTGTCCAAGGCCATCACTTCGCCTCCCCGTCCGGATTCTCATCGGCCTCACGATC
The window above is part of the Maricaulis maris MCS10 genome. Proteins encoded here:
- a CDS encoding ankyrin repeat domain-containing protein, which translates into the protein MALDTLLLAALAALVAATALAGGVMAVDRLLPARLVRERHDLALAALIVIPLVFFLALRAAPDLSADVQAGVAGFSSAQSAEATSHAARPTTSTGPVLALTAPETVWSGVWPVLGRILLLVWLTGTAVMAVRLARDLVALDRMRLAARPVACPASLRLSADLPLAVSAAVTTPVLAGYRQPQILLPTGFTFDHAARPVLEHEIAHARRGDAWTVLALRILQVALWWVLPLLPLMTLLERNRETLCDREAARITGQSRDLALALIDAASDHTRHASLALAAAPSRSSLAHRVARLTATSDLNRKDSPMRFALLLPALSATALVLTPQFGEARAMEGRDARPSPMRNLDDALDLDGRLYQAARRGQAGRVGDLLAGGANPDVRFRGDGTALIAAIRGGDAATVAALLGAGASPDLGIDGDGNPMIAAAVSGRDDLVQQLLAAGADVDAEQRGDGNALIAASGRGHVDTVDLLLAAGADPNGYVFHDETPMVNAAQQGHLDVIEHLAAVGADLSLTVRARDRRGREIYRSPLSEARRTGQDHVVAWLEARGAEHRPPSE